From the genome of Tenrec ecaudatus isolate mTenEca1 chromosome 1, mTenEca1.hap1, whole genome shotgun sequence:
ATCCAAACCAGGATATATTAGGTCTGTCAGGTCTTCTTAACCTTTTATAATCTATGACAGTTTTTCAGTCTTTCTTTATCTTACATGAATTTGACATTTTTGGAGAATATTGGTCAGAAACTTTGTAGAATGTCCTTCAATTTGGGCTTGTCTACTATTTTCCCATGATTATATTAAGGTTATAGAATTTGGGGAAGATTATCACAGAGGTGATGTGTCATTCTCATCATGCCATATCAGAGGACATGTGATATCAGGATGGCTTGTTTGCTGGTAATACTAACTTTTATCCCTCACTCAAGATAATCAAGATGTCTAACAATAATTACTGGTttgcaattacaaggatccacatgtgacctcctccctgggggatggacaattgaaaagggggtgaagggagacgtaggacagggaaagatatgacaaaataataatttataaattattaagggctcatgagggagaggggagcggggagggaggggggaaaaaagagaggacctgatgcaaagggcttaagtggagagcaaatgctttgaaaatgatgagggcaatgaatgcatagatgtgctttacacaatagatgcatgtatggattgtgataagagttgtatgagcccctaataaaatgttttttttaaaaagtaaatgtctagaaaagaatgaaggcaacgtaAGTACGAATTCGCCTgatgcaattgatgcatggaCTGTTACAAGggttgtaagagttcccaataaaattttcTGTTAGTAAAAAAAATAttgagaataaataaataaataataattactGGTTTGTAATATAATACATGAGCTAAACAAGAAAGCATGAGTTGAACAaaacttaagaaaacaaaaatgtattaTATGTAatgatttaatgttttttaggtaTCTAGTGCCTGATCctgtaattaaaaaaatgttaaaagcataaaatttgaaGCCCCAAGGCGTATGTGCAAATCCTTTAGCTTCTACTTACTGATTTTAAGTCCCAATCCCAATCAGCCTCTACTCTCCCACGTGAAAAACTAGGATTAATTATATTTACCTCACAGGTttattgtgaagattaaataaTATGTTTAATATTTTATCATCTTGAAACAATACACAATTGCAATCAATGCTATTATGTTTAAGCTTTTGAGTTGCTTACTAACACTTTTTCCTTAGTTTCCAAAAATATGATCATAAGCAGTACGTACCCAACTAAAGAACCCTGCTGAATTTCAGGGGGAAATAAATCACCATGTGCTAAATCTCAGAAATAAATTACCAAAGGCAAAACTATGATTAAAAAGGCATCTAAGTGTGTAAGTTTATCTGTCTATAAATACAACACAGAGGAAGACTTTGAGACCAAGTAAAAAATCATAAATACTGTAATcacatttgtaaatatgaatCATTCAGCCAGTACTTGAGCCATTAAggaaaatgttaaaatatttgACAAGAATTATATTCTTATAATCCTTTTTGAAATTATTATAAACTGCTGAAGAAAAGGGGTTTCTGTGACTCTTAGTATTTAATAGCCAAGAGCCAGTATTTAACATCTAATATGCTGTTCTTAGGTGTCAGCGAGTCAATTCTGCCCCATAgggacctcatgcacaacagaacaaacactgccacgtcctgcgccatcctcacaattgtttctctgcctgagcccagtgttgcagccactgtgtccatctacctctttgagggccttcctcgtttgctggccctccactgtaccaaacatgatgtcctcctgggactgactggtctctcctaacatgtccaaagtatctaagacaAAGCTAATAGTCAAATATATgagaatatattatataatagTCAAATAAAACCTATATAGGGGTTTGAAGGACATATGGTTATTAAATTAAAAGCGAAGCCACCACTTTCTATATAACAGGGTACTTAACCCATGGGCCTTTCTTTTATATCACATCAGTGTATGTCCAGTGAGGACAGAGATGGTCACCTTTGAATCCACTTCAGGGAACCAGAGCTTCATAAATATTAGATTTCCATTGGCAGTTCTTTGTAATGCTTACTTGGGCTCTCAGACTGTAacctctgacaatggacaaacTAAGCATGTGCTTTGGGACTCCAGCACAGCCagaatgaaaaagggaaaaaaaattcccTAAAAGAATTTCCTAGTTCAGCAAAAGCTTTGAAGTGGTTATCTTGGGAAGCATCAGAACTTTGTGGAACTTTTTTAcactttttgttttcatttacatACAAGGTAGAGGTGGTAGGATATCAAAATCTTTCCAGTGGTTAGGTCCTCCAAAACTCCTAATTCATCCCTGTGAATCTTAAATGACCATAATTCTGATTGACATAGTAATTCAGAAAAAGTGGCTTATTTCATGAAAATTATTAACCCACATATACCATACTTCGTGTATGAGTGCAGTTTAGGTTCTCCCTCATTAGGCTCTTTTTAAAGTGAGAACCCGTAATAAATGCTAGAAAGCAACTCTCATGAATTGGACAGATGCCAAGTATTTCTTACCAGTCAACAGTGCTATTATCACACCCTCTGGCTGTACTGAAAGATTACATAGCTAAATTCCCAGGATAATCaagtataagttattattattcatCTAAATGGATTCCTCAATGTTATATTTGAAGTGTCCAAACATGTAACAAAAGAGTTGTAATCCCTGCTTGCTATAATTCCTGATTAATTTCTTGTGTTGTAATTCTGGCTTAATTCAAGTCGAATTACCTAAGAAAAGAAATCCGCTTTTCCCAGCTTCaactgtttctccatttatccaccTATCTCTTGCTCGATGATTGTCTAGATTTTGGTCTATTTTTGTTAATACTTCAGTATACTGCAAGGAGTGGAGCACAGATGTGGCTTGAGGATGTGCTTGCTAGGGGCCAGCAGTAATTGGACCCTTTGAGAGTTTTTGCTTGGTTTCATTTTGATTGCCGGTACATCATACAAACTGTGTTGGATTCTTTTTTTAAGGGCACTTAATACAGAAAGAGCAATCTCACAATACTAAAAGAGAAAGTTCTAAGTGCAGAGGGAATGGGTTATCCGAGATTATTGAAATAAACAATTACAGGTCAAGCGATTCGGTTGCAATTAAACACCTCCCCACAGGCCTCATCCGCGCAAAAGCACCCAGGGAAGCAGTCCAAGAGAGCACTCCGGCAACAAATAAGCAGCCTCATAACACGCCTCCAACgcgttttggaagaaaaaaaaaagttgattgtTTTTCAACCTTTCCCTCCAAGAAtgataatatttcacattctttctaGTTTCAGGAACATTCTGACTTTAGAGAACGTTATGACTTGGGCCCTGTGGTTTAAATTTTCATAAGCTTTTTCTGAGCAGTGTTCTTGCTGTCATTCGGGGTGTGCACACGACAGCCTGCGGCGACCCACCAGAGTTGACCTGGCAGGTGCGAGGCCAAGGCCCAGGTCTGAGCAAAGGAGGCCGAGTTTACAGGACTGCGCCCCGAGGAGGCAGGCGGCAGCCACGGGCCAGGCCGCCCGAGATTCCCGAGCCTGGTGCGGGGACGTTAAGGCGGGCTGGCCTGCTCCGCTAGGGCCAGCGAAAGACTCGCTttgagccagctccctccccaccttccagcAGCCCCCCGCGCCGAACCGCCCGGCCCGGCGGCGCTCCGCCGCcttcttcctccccgcccccgcccccacccccgggggCTGCGAGCAGTCGGGCTCCGCGTCCGCGGCTCCAGCCCGCCCGCCGGAGGAGGCCGCGCCGGGCTCCGCAGGGCCGTCCGACGCTCCAGCGGGGGCCCGGCCGCCGAGCCCGCGGGAGGGAGGCTCCGCGAACGACCCAAGGCGGGGGGCGGAGGGCGGGGAGCTAGGAGGCGGGAGGACGGGAGCGCGGCCCGGGGGGCGGAGCCACGGAGCCCGCGAGCGCGAGCGCCGCCGGGCGGGGGGAGGAGCGTGGGCGGTGCCCAGCCTTCCCGCTCCCGTGGCGCTGCAACTTCTCCGAGCCTCCTTAAAACTCTGCCGTTAAAATGGGGGCGGGTTTTTCAACTCAAAAAGcgctcaatttttttcttttcaaaaaaagcTGATGAGGTCGGAAAAAAAAGGGAGAAGAAACCGGCACCGTCTCGGCAGCGGCAACAGAAGCAGCAATTGTTTGAGCGGCAAAAAGAAGCCAGGGAAATGAAGAAGGAGAAAGAGCTGAAAGAGAGAAAACGCGCAAGTGCCTTATAGGGGCGAAAGGAGCCGAGACGGGCAATTTTGGGGGAACTAGCTACAAAAGGAATTAACTGTCACTGGGAGCGCTTGCTGTCGAGAGGAAGCCGCGCTGGCCGGCTTGGCTCCGGGGCGCCGCTGGCTGCTGGCTGCCGCTCTGTGGGCGGCACAGGCTGGGGGCCCGGGCCCGGGGACCACGAGAGGTGTGCGAGGTGGCACTGACGCCGAGTGGGCTCCGAGGCTGGCTGCGCCCCGAAGCTGAGAGGACCCCCACTACTCGGAGTCCGGGACGGGAAGCCGCAGGGCTGCGGCCGCAGCTCCAGGAGTGCCTGCAGGAGGGAGCCTGGACTGGCCCGGCCGTGAGCGGGAAGTTGCCGGTGGCCTGCCCGGTGCGGCCGCGATGCTGGCGCGCGCTGCCCCGCTGGCCCGGGCCTCATAGACGCCTCTTCGCCCGCCCCGCTCTCCTCTCTCGGGCCGCCAGGAGTCCGCGGGCCAGGTGGAGCCGGCATGACTGACTTGCCGGGGGCCCGACGCGCGCCCGGCTGCCCGTGGAGAAGCGCGCGGAGCCCGGCTCCCACGGCCTGGGCGGCTCGGCGGCGCTGCGGCAGCCCGGCGGGCGGGCTCGGGAGCCTTTCTGCAAGGCATTAGCCCGCCGCTGCCTCGGCCTGAAGGCTCCTCCCGCGAAGTCCAGACCACTGGGGAGTGGTTCCGGCCCGTGACTTGAGGGCCACGCCACCGTGAGCCCCGCTTGCAGTGGGCGATCGTCTTTAACCCCCGCGAGCACGTCAGCATCCCGCCACCGCGGCGCTCTCCCTGCAGGAGGACTCCGGGACTAGCCCTTCCGCGACGGATGGAGACCGAGCCCCGGCGAGGACCTGCCCCCGAAGGTCTGGCGTCCGCCGCTCCAGTCACCACGGTGACCAAGGGTGGGTTCCTACTGCCTTTTCTCCACTCCCCCGCGCCCCccgccccgccgcccccaccccggCTGTCTTTTCTTCCGCAGTCTTTTCTGCCCGGTCTAGCTAGTCCCTTAAGTCTCAGCACACAGTCCTCACCGAGAGCAGTCGCCAAGGTACGTGACAGCTCTGCCCACATCTTAGGTCCCGAGTAATTTCCAAGGAATGTACGTGTGTTTGTCTGGAGCCACCAGAATCCTTCACAGGGGTTAAGCCCAAACGCGAGGAGGGGAGCCCCTCTCCAACGGCTCCGTTTTGCTGAATAATCACGTGTGAATCGAGGGGCGGGCTTTTGGCAAGCAGATCTTACTAGTATTTACTACCGAGCTCTACTCCAGAAGATTAACCATCCCAGTCCTTCTGTCAGCCTCCGATGCCATCATGCAGCCTGGTTAGGAGCaagaggaaggggagagaggaaAGCAACTAATTCATCTTTTCCCGATCGTCAGGACCCTAAAGAATGGCCGAGCCTTGGGGGAACGAGTTGGCGTCCGCAGCTGCCAGGGGGGACCTAGAGCAACTTACTAGTTTGTTGCAAAATAATGTAAACGTCAATGCACAAAATGGATTTGGAAGGACGGCGCTGCAGGTTGGTATCCAGAGAGGTGGGGAAATCAGGTCAACATTGTTGCCTACGTGACCGGGGTTTCTAGAATGACAGCTTTTGAGTTTGTAGGGGGTACAAAATCTCACTGTTGTTAAACCTAGTTGGTTGCCATATTTTATATCTTTAGTGGCTCCAACTCCTCGAAATGACGTACTTATTTTTTATCAAAGTCGTCAATTACAATAGCATCCTCGATATCAAGTGGGTTCCAGGTTTGGTCGTAATTTTTGGAATGTTTTTGTGAAGGTAGGGATTGTAAGTAGTCATAGCAGCGCcgagcttttgttgttgttgttgttgttttcccccAGAACAGCTCTGTTAACACAGTATTGTGATGATTATTTAAAGTAAATACACTGTAATTAGTGGTTTCACGTACTTGGCCCCAATAATTGACTTTAATGTTAATTTTATTGGCTACAGTCGAGTGTGTTTTTCCTCCAAATGCTTTAAGTTTGACAACCGACCTTGCCTTGTTTGGAATGGGTAGCCTGGGCACAAGGACGGGATGTACATTTCAAAGTTAATGTAATACCATCCACTCATTCAGGAGTTAGAAAGAATAAAAGGTTGAATTCTGTAATGAAAACTCAGCATTAGTATTGTCTCAAGCCGTCATGCCAGTGGTGTGCTCTAATTTTTAGTAATTAAAATTACAGGCAACAATTGAAACATGTCCAACTACCATTATTgtacttgataattttttttcttcttctgagtgTTATCATGTAACTCAGTTGAAAGGCTCCgaaacaaaaataaagcaaaacagtcTCAAATACTTGTTCTATCAGAGTTCGGACGATTTTCTTAACAACCATTCTGATTCAGAAAGGCAATGCTTTTCAATACTCACTAGGGAGAGGGATCTTAGAATGCTTTGCCTTAATTACAAGGATAAGAAATTTAAGGAGCTGTACTATCAGTAGGCAAACGCTATAtagattttacattttaaatctGAATATGCTGACCTTTCAAAAATTCAGTATTGAGAATTTTTATGTAGATACTAAATTATTTATCTTGTTATTACAGTTATATTAATTAGACAAaaggtttttttccctttccaccTACGAGTTTTGAACGGGTTTGGTGATGATACTACATATTTAATATATTGAAAAGTTATTTATTGAAAACCTCAAAAGATTATATAAATTTCAAAAGAATGAGTCATTTACCCATGCTTCGAATACGATCTTACAGTGCTTTCAACGATCAGTAAGTCTGGGAACTTAATATTGCAAATAATTTTTAACATAATTGTAAACTCACATATATTTAAAGTACTTGTGATATTAGCAACCATTTATTGTGGCTTAATTCTAGTATATATAATGAAACCCACAGATACACAAGCAAGAGTCTGAAGGGTTCTTTTCTGTACACAATCTGATTTTACAGTTCTGTCATAACTCAAAAAGGACTTTCTTTCAATGGTTTCTAACATTAGTATTGTTTTCTATTAAATGTGTCCAGTGTTCTTCTACAATTATGTTTTTTGAAATCAACTACAAAAGTTTTCCCCCTTCCTAGTGTTAGTTTTTCAGGCCTCAATCGTATATTGGTTTTCTAAAAATTTAAGGTACCTGTCTTACTTTTCCCACTCTAGGTACTTAAATGAAACTAAACTTTTAAAGATAATGGCAACCAAAATTAGATCGTGTCAGTCTTTAAAAACTAAAAGGTGTTTTGCATTGAAGTCCTTGAAAAATAAATGTGTTCTTTTCATCACTGACCCAAAAGAAAGGCTAAAAGTCAACAGTGCTTTATTGAAGGGGAAACAATATCCTGGCCACCTATATCTTATATTTACAAAATTCTATTTAtctaatatatttattatatgatTTGATTTCTGGTTATTTTTAAACCTTTTTAAGTGGTCAACTCTATGTGTATTTTCCAGGATTATAACTTAGTTTCATAAACATTTGGGTGTCTACTACATAACATATGCATTACAAATTTAGATTACCACAAATATACTTAAATATAACTGAAACCAGTTAAAATCCTGAAAATGTCTAGCATAGTACTGAGGCATTTTTCATGACTAAATATGTACCTTATGTTATTCTAAAAGACACTTAATAATTGTAGGAGAGTCTAACAGACCTCTTACTAGAGTAAAATATACTCAGCAACAGATTTTTTGTAATGTGAATTACTTATGTTAGTAGCAAATCTTAAGATCACATTCTGATTCTATTAAGATCACTTTCAAAATGTTGGTAATTTGCAAATAGCTATTCTTAAATGTCTGATAAAACTGCAAAAGGAAATAAGGTGGGATAACCAGTTGATTGTTACATGGTCTCAAACCACAAACAAAGCTGTGCCTCAAAATACACATTGAATATCTTACTTTCTCTTCTTTTGCTCACTTGAAAATCAGGACACTGGTTAGAATTTTGAGAAATAATCAGTAATGTGATAGGATGACTGTTTTATTCTTTTCAGGAACAATGGTCATACAGTCATCTATCTCATGAAAATCATTTCATGCAAGTAGTTTTATTGGTATCATAAGCAAATAACACTGTTGCTTTTTTTATCTACTTGATAATCATCAACACTTTGTCATTTAAAATGGAGGGTTTTAAGCACTGAATGCCAAAAGGAAATAATTTgcaaagaaaaaaatagttttttttaataaacactTGGGAATTTGGGGCTGTATTTAGAAGAAACctgtaaaaaaaataatcatttgagAAGGTATCAGGTCTGAATTTTTAGCAGCCCATTTTAACAACAGATGATGGAGATTATGTTGAAATTCTTCATGGAAATTTAAAGAGAACCTCAACAGCCTTATTTCTTTTCAGGAGCTATTAGAAAAATTAACTTTACCCACATTTGGTTTGCCCAAATTATTACCCTGAATACATCTTGTGAACATGAAAAGGCAAATAGAAAGAGACACTACTTATTTAAATCCAAATTCCATTTATTTTCATAAATTCATGAAATTACAAAACTCTTCCTAAGATACAATAACTGAGTTGTCCATGTTTTTATGCAACTTAAAGTAGTTCTACTTTATTGATCATTTTACCCCTCTTTTGTGCCATTTAAGATATTCCAccaatagaagctcaatttttagATACAGTCTTCCACTTTTTGCTACGGGTACATTCTTTTCTGCAACTGGACCCTTCTAATCCCATCCTTTGAGTCTTAACCAAACCTCCTTTCACCAAAAATAAAGAGTTGATCCATATAACCGATATATATGATTTTTACTTCTTGTAGTTGAAGGATTCTACTATTTTAACTTCTTTTCCAGGTTATGAAACTTGGAAATCCTGAGATTGCCAGGAGACTACTGCTTAGAGGTGCTAATCCCGATTTGAGAGACCAAACTGGTTTCGCTGTCATTCATGATGCAGCCAGAGCAGGTTTCCTGGACACATTACAGACTTTGCTGGAGTTTCAAGCTGATGTTAACATCGAGGATAATGAGGGGAACCTGGCCTTACACTTGGCTGCCAAAGAAGGCCACCTCCAAGTGGTGGAGTTCCTGGTGAAGCACACGGCCAGCAATGTGGGGCATCGGAACCATGAGGGGGACACCGCTTGCGATTTGGCCCGGCTCTACAGGAGGAATGAGGTCGTTAGCCTCATGGAGGGATgtggggcagggggagctccAAATCTGCAGTGAATGAGGAAAGCTCTCCCCCAATGGGTCCACTTTTTCAGTTAATTGGTTGGCTGTCCTCACCATCTTTAATATTTgttaaaatccagctttgtcctattttAAGCATCTAGTTAAGTCTTTTGAAACTGCATAAGCGAAAATCTTACTACAAGTCTATGAATATATTTAAGCAACATTTTTTACACCTGCAAAAGCCTTAGTTCTAACATGTAATTGAAAACAGCTTTGGCTTTCTTATGACAATTTTATCTTCCCTTGACTTTTTCCTAGCTTTGTCCTTTATCACATGTAATACCCAACTTGGATACTTTGTTTTAAAACATGGTTTATCCTGTGCTTCTTTTGCCTAATTAAAACACTTTTCAAACAGAACAATGTGTTTCTGTGATTTCCACTCCTCTGTAaccctctctgggagaaagatgtggctcttGTCTTCCTTAAAGACTAGCCTGGGGAATCCTCTGGGCAgtttactttgtcctgtagggtcactaatgAGTTGAAATGTACTCAAAGTTCATTGAGGATGGTTTTACAATTTGCCACTTGACAATGAAAACTATACTAAAAAGTTCATGGTATTTTAAGCCTTGACACTTGAAAAACCAGATCAATTGAAAAATCAGACATTCTAATGACTAGGTCTTCTTTTGCTTCCTACACCCCCCAACACAGAGTATTTTGCACAATATTTCTGCTTAAACAATAATCAGCATATGTTTGAACATCAAATGTAAGAGTATTTTAGTGTGAATTTATCTTAATGTTAATTTTTTCTTAGTTGAACAAGTTTCATAAGTAGACATCTAAAAATAAATGTTctaaaaactacttttaaaaaatgctaccTTAAAAGTGTTTCCCACGAGTTATTTTTTCAAGcatcacaaaataaaacaattggTTAAATGATGTTTTCCAAAATTGTACTAGAAGGATATTAAATGTAACACTTTTTCTCCCTGAATGTTAAAAATGTAAAATCACTAAATGTACGCTTATTAAGATATACTACAGCTACCATTTTAGGGGACAAAAAGCTTAGCTGGAAAAATGTATAAATCACAATTCATTTAGGGACTGTAGTGATAAATACAGAAAGCTGCAGTATGTAAATAGGGCACTCATACATAGGgattataaaatttaaatttatagaATCTTAGGAACATGTCTAGCTCCAAAAAATGGAAACTTtttgaaggaaataaaaatataatctcTCCAAGAGGGTTTTTCAGCATCTTCTATCCACTTTACAATTTTAGTTAAGTTTTCATCAAAGGATTTCAGTGCAGTTaccatttataaatttataaataccTTATTCATTACTTCCCACATGAACAAAGATGTTTTATATGAAATATTCCTTCTTTTTCATAAgctccctgccttccctccaaaagaataaaatacttCAAAGTTTATTAGAGGACATAGTTCTGACTGCCCTAACAAAGACCGAAATAGCTGAAGGCAAGtggtttcaatattttattttccatcCTAAGTATAAAAGAATACAGGAGGAAATACTGAACCCTTTTGATTTTGCACTAAAATTCATCTTTGTGAAGTTCAGTGCAATAATACTTCAACTTCTGCCACCTCTAACCACAAGTTACTAAGATTGATTTTTTATAGCAACATGAAACAATTTGAGAGActtattttaaagattaaaacaaAGTAACATTTGAGAGGATTTTAAAGGAAAACatcttggatttttaaaaatagtttacaAAATACATTCTGAATGATtgaggattttctttaaaaatagttcTGAAAATAACTTTACAAATTGCAACTAGGAAGACAAGAGAGTGGGTTTGAAGTCCACCATGCCTTAGCATTTTATTTCATAATGTAAAATTGTCTTCTAGAGAATTCTATCAGGTAAAGGATGTTCATAAAGCTAGAGAAGTAGTACGTCTTCAGTTGTGTTGGTCTCAGGTGGTTGGAGCACAATATAAAGAAAAGAGGGCTCTATATCTTACCAACACAAAGTTTGCTAGGCATGAATACATACATCACACTACTCTGGCCCTTCGCAGGAAGTAGCTTTGCTAATCTAAGTATTTTAGAAATGAGTTATGTGGTCCCCTCTAGGAAATATGAAAAGTGATTCAATCTTTCAAAACCTCAACAATATTCATTAAGACTCGAATATGCCGCATTGTATAGAAGGACCCTTGCTGCAGTTCATTAGGACCAAAGTTGTTGGAACTGCGGGAAGAAGGGGATCTGAATTGATTTAGATACAAAGGGTCCGGATCCAAGTTCTAATCAATGGAGTGATCAGAGGACACAAAGCAGAGATGCGCTCTCGCTCTCAGATCTGACTCTTCTCTGGGTCCGCATCCACGGCGGGGAAACTCAGGCTCTGCAGTGGTTGGGGTAAGCTGAATCCAAGCTTTTACCTGGTGGGGCAGGAGGCGGCCAGCAAGAGGTCCTAGGGGTCCTAACACGACCTTAGTCCATGTtctggtccccaaatcactaagcAAAATAGTTTAACTTCAGTAGTGAGTTGTGTCTTTGGATACACGTTACGCATCTCGCAATGGTGTGATGAGTCCGGTACACGCACATACCTCCCTGGATGACTGATTTATAAGAAGATAACAATTCTGGCCTGAAAGCGAGTCACCTGGTAATATTCTAAAATTCCACCAACGTGTTAATAAAACGAACGTGGTGGAATCCGTAGCCCGGGACTTGTTTCGGAATCTCAGCTCCCCAAAGGGTGCTTACGTCTTTAGCCAAGGGTTGGAAGAAAAACCCACGGGAGCTGGAAATCAGTGCTCGAGAGGGAAAAGCTGGTACTCGCAGCCTTCCGGACAGCCCTAAGCAACCTTTCATCAAAAGACTGgcaggggggggtgaggggggagtcCCTGCTTTGGACTCTCGGGACGGTTTTGTTTTCTCACGACAATTCTATGAAAATAGATGCAGGCAGAGAGCTAGAGAGTGGCAGAAGACCAGTTTCCCGCAGGAGACCCAGGGTAGAGCCCAGTCTTTTGCCACCCCAAGCCCTCCACTGAGGGGCTGGGAAGACAGCCTTTCTGCTCCTTGGAAACGCTTTCTCCAGCTTCCCAATCTAGTGCCCCGCTCCTTGGTGCGTCGGGGGAGCCCGGAGCTCCCTCGGGGCGCTCGGAAAAgtacggggtggggggtgggggagtttcAAAACCGTTAGCTCGCTTTTtgacactcccccctccctcgccacggtttcttttcttttct
Proteins encoded in this window:
- the CDKN2C gene encoding cyclin-dependent kinase 4 inhibitor C, producing MAEPWGNELASAAARGDLEQLTSLLQNNVNVNAQNGFGRTALQVMKLGNPEIARRLLLRGANPDLRDQTGFAVIHDAARAGFLDTLQTLLEFQADVNIEDNEGNLALHLAAKEGHLQVVEFLVKHTASNVGHRNHEGDTACDLARLYRRNEVVSLMEGCGAGGAPNLQ